From Nicotiana tabacum cultivar K326 chromosome 15, ASM71507v2, whole genome shotgun sequence, the proteins below share one genomic window:
- the LOC107795765 gene encoding ultraviolet-B receptor UVR8 isoform X1: MAADGSSERAVSRKVLLISAGASHSVALLSANVVCSWGRGEDGQLGLGDAEDRFSPTQVSALDEQQIVSVTCGADHATAYSEALKQVYSWGWGDFGRLGHGNSSDLFTPQPIKALHGICIKQIACGDSHCLAVTMEGEVQSWGRNQNGQLGLGTTEDSLVPQKIEAFKGIPVKMVAAGAEHTAAVTEDGELYGWGWGRYGNLGLGDRNDRLVPVKVSATVGEKMFMVACGWRHTICVSSSGSLYTYGWSKYGQLGHGDFEDHLFPHKVQALHDSFTSQISGGWRHTMALTADGELYGWGWNKFGQVGVGDNVDHCSPVQVKFPHDQKVILISCGWRHTLAVTERQNVFSWGRGTNGQLGHGESVDRNVPRIIEALSVDGSSGQQIGSSTSDPSAAEKSWVSPTERYAVVPNENVPKQTVTSVKGNGNDVNVPENDVKRIRL, translated from the exons CTGCAAATGTCGTTTGCTCATGGGGAAGGGGAGAGGATGGACAACTCGGCCTTGGGGATGCTGAAGATCGATTTTCTCCAACTCAGGTGAGTGCATTGGATGAGCAGCAAATAGTATCTGTTACTTGTGGAGCTGATCATGCAACTGCTTACTCTGAGGCCCTCAAGCAAGTCTATAGCTGGGGATG GGGTGATTTTGGGAGATTGGGTCATGGAAACTCCAGTGACTTGTTCACTCCTCAACCAATAAAAGCACTGCATGGTATATGCATTAAGCAGATTGCATGTGGGGACAGCCATTGTCTTGCTGTGACAATGGAAGGCGAAGTGCAGAG TTGGGGGAGAAATCAAAATGGCCAACTAGGCCTTGGCACCACAGAGGACTCTCTTGTGCCTCAAAAGATTGAAGCTTTCAAG GGAATACCTGTAAAAATGGTTGCTGCTGGTGCCGAACATACAGCTGCTGTTACAGAAGATGGTGAACTTTATGGTTGGGGTTGGGGTCGATATGGTAATCTGGGGTTAGGTGACCGAAATGATCGCTTGGTTCCAGTAAAAGTTTCAGCTACTGTG GGAGAAAAGATGTTCATGGTTGCATGCGGTTGGCGGCACACTATCTGTGTTTCCTCTTCTGGTTCTTTGTATACATATGGTTGGAGCAAATATGGTCAACTAGGACACGGTGATTTTGAGGATCATCTTTTCCCTCATAAGGTTCAAGCTTTGCATGACAGTTTTACTTCTCAG ATATCAGGTGGTTGGAGGCATACCATGGCACTTACTGCTGATGGAGAACTTTATGGTTGGGGTTGGAACAAG TTTGGACAAGTTGGTGTTGGTGACAATGTTGATCATTGTTCACCTGTACAAGTGAAATTTCCACATGATCAG AAAGTAATTCTGATCTCATGCGGTTGGAGGCACACACTTGCTGTTACAGAAAGACAGAATGTCTTTTCCTGGGGAAGAGGTACAAATGGTCAGCTAGGTCATGGGGAGTCTGTTGATAG GAATGTCCCGAGGATAATAGAAGCATTAAGTGTTGATGGATCAAGTGGACAACAAATTGGGTCTTCGACTTCTGACCCATCAGCTG CTGAAAAATCTTGGGTTTCACCTACAGAGAGATATGCTGTTGTTCCAAATGAAAAT GTGCCCAAGCAAACAGTGACTTCAGTAAAAGGGAACGGAAACGACGTAAATGTGCCTGAAAATGATGTGAAAAGGATACGGCTATGA
- the LOC107795765 gene encoding ultraviolet-B receptor UVR8 isoform X3: protein MLNQTEAGRIYWYIPRAANVVCSWGRGEDGQLGLGDAEDRFSPTQVSALDEQQIVSVTCGADHATAYSEALKQVYSWGWGDFGRLGHGNSSDLFTPQPIKALHGICIKQIACGDSHCLAVTMEGEVQSWGRNQNGQLGLGTTEDSLVPQKIEAFKGIPVKMVAAGAEHTAAVTEDGELYGWGWGRYGNLGLGDRNDRLVPVKVSATVGEKMFMVACGWRHTICVSSSGSLYTYGWSKYGQLGHGDFEDHLFPHKVQALHDSFTSQISGGWRHTMALTADGELYGWGWNKFGQVGVGDNVDHCSPVQVKFPHDQKVILISCGWRHTLAVTERQNVFSWGRGTNGQLGHGESVDRNVPRIIEALSVDGSSGQQIGSSTSDPSAAEKSWVSPTERYAVVPNENVPKQTVTSVKGNGNDVNVPENDVKRIRL from the exons CTGCAAATGTCGTTTGCTCATGGGGAAGGGGAGAGGATGGACAACTCGGCCTTGGGGATGCTGAAGATCGATTTTCTCCAACTCAGGTGAGTGCATTGGATGAGCAGCAAATAGTATCTGTTACTTGTGGAGCTGATCATGCAACTGCTTACTCTGAGGCCCTCAAGCAAGTCTATAGCTGGGGATG GGGTGATTTTGGGAGATTGGGTCATGGAAACTCCAGTGACTTGTTCACTCCTCAACCAATAAAAGCACTGCATGGTATATGCATTAAGCAGATTGCATGTGGGGACAGCCATTGTCTTGCTGTGACAATGGAAGGCGAAGTGCAGAG TTGGGGGAGAAATCAAAATGGCCAACTAGGCCTTGGCACCACAGAGGACTCTCTTGTGCCTCAAAAGATTGAAGCTTTCAAG GGAATACCTGTAAAAATGGTTGCTGCTGGTGCCGAACATACAGCTGCTGTTACAGAAGATGGTGAACTTTATGGTTGGGGTTGGGGTCGATATGGTAATCTGGGGTTAGGTGACCGAAATGATCGCTTGGTTCCAGTAAAAGTTTCAGCTACTGTG GGAGAAAAGATGTTCATGGTTGCATGCGGTTGGCGGCACACTATCTGTGTTTCCTCTTCTGGTTCTTTGTATACATATGGTTGGAGCAAATATGGTCAACTAGGACACGGTGATTTTGAGGATCATCTTTTCCCTCATAAGGTTCAAGCTTTGCATGACAGTTTTACTTCTCAG ATATCAGGTGGTTGGAGGCATACCATGGCACTTACTGCTGATGGAGAACTTTATGGTTGGGGTTGGAACAAG TTTGGACAAGTTGGTGTTGGTGACAATGTTGATCATTGTTCACCTGTACAAGTGAAATTTCCACATGATCAG AAAGTAATTCTGATCTCATGCGGTTGGAGGCACACACTTGCTGTTACAGAAAGACAGAATGTCTTTTCCTGGGGAAGAGGTACAAATGGTCAGCTAGGTCATGGGGAGTCTGTTGATAG GAATGTCCCGAGGATAATAGAAGCATTAAGTGTTGATGGATCAAGTGGACAACAAATTGGGTCTTCGACTTCTGACCCATCAGCTG CTGAAAAATCTTGGGTTTCACCTACAGAGAGATATGCTGTTGTTCCAAATGAAAAT GTGCCCAAGCAAACAGTGACTTCAGTAAAAGGGAACGGAAACGACGTAAATGTGCCTGAAAATGATGTGAAAAGGATACGGCTATGA
- the LOC107795765 gene encoding ultraviolet-B receptor UVR8 isoform X2, producing MAADGSSERAVSRKVLLISAGASHSVALLSANVVCSWGRGEDGQLGLGDAEDRFSPTQHVLLMIVSACIWIKSAGVVSISFGRGDFGRLGHGNSSDLFTPQPIKALHGICIKQIACGDSHCLAVTMEGEVQSWGRNQNGQLGLGTTEDSLVPQKIEAFKGIPVKMVAAGAEHTAAVTEDGELYGWGWGRYGNLGLGDRNDRLVPVKVSATVGEKMFMVACGWRHTICVSSSGSLYTYGWSKYGQLGHGDFEDHLFPHKVQALHDSFTSQISGGWRHTMALTADGELYGWGWNKFGQVGVGDNVDHCSPVQVKFPHDQKVILISCGWRHTLAVTERQNVFSWGRGTNGQLGHGESVDRNVPRIIEALSVDGSSGQQIGSSTSDPSAAEKSWVSPTERYAVVPNENVPKQTVTSVKGNGNDVNVPENDVKRIRL from the exons CTGCAAATGTCGTTTGCTCATGGGGAAGGGGAGAGGATGGACAACTCGGCCTTGGGGATGCTGAAGATCGATTTTCTCCAACTCAG CATGTACTTTTAATGATTGTGTCAGCATGCATTTGGATCAAATCAGCAGGCGTTGTTTCTATTTCATTTGGTAGGGGTGATTTTGGGAGATTGGGTCATGGAAACTCCAGTGACTTGTTCACTCCTCAACCAATAAAAGCACTGCATGGTATATGCATTAAGCAGATTGCATGTGGGGACAGCCATTGTCTTGCTGTGACAATGGAAGGCGAAGTGCAGAG TTGGGGGAGAAATCAAAATGGCCAACTAGGCCTTGGCACCACAGAGGACTCTCTTGTGCCTCAAAAGATTGAAGCTTTCAAG GGAATACCTGTAAAAATGGTTGCTGCTGGTGCCGAACATACAGCTGCTGTTACAGAAGATGGTGAACTTTATGGTTGGGGTTGGGGTCGATATGGTAATCTGGGGTTAGGTGACCGAAATGATCGCTTGGTTCCAGTAAAAGTTTCAGCTACTGTG GGAGAAAAGATGTTCATGGTTGCATGCGGTTGGCGGCACACTATCTGTGTTTCCTCTTCTGGTTCTTTGTATACATATGGTTGGAGCAAATATGGTCAACTAGGACACGGTGATTTTGAGGATCATCTTTTCCCTCATAAGGTTCAAGCTTTGCATGACAGTTTTACTTCTCAG ATATCAGGTGGTTGGAGGCATACCATGGCACTTACTGCTGATGGAGAACTTTATGGTTGGGGTTGGAACAAG TTTGGACAAGTTGGTGTTGGTGACAATGTTGATCATTGTTCACCTGTACAAGTGAAATTTCCACATGATCAG AAAGTAATTCTGATCTCATGCGGTTGGAGGCACACACTTGCTGTTACAGAAAGACAGAATGTCTTTTCCTGGGGAAGAGGTACAAATGGTCAGCTAGGTCATGGGGAGTCTGTTGATAG GAATGTCCCGAGGATAATAGAAGCATTAAGTGTTGATGGATCAAGTGGACAACAAATTGGGTCTTCGACTTCTGACCCATCAGCTG CTGAAAAATCTTGGGTTTCACCTACAGAGAGATATGCTGTTGTTCCAAATGAAAAT GTGCCCAAGCAAACAGTGACTTCAGTAAAAGGGAACGGAAACGACGTAAATGTGCCTGAAAATGATGTGAAAAGGATACGGCTATGA
- the LOC107795765 gene encoding ultraviolet-B receptor UVR8 isoform X5 — MHVLLMIVSACIWIKSAGVVSISFGRGDFGRLGHGNSSDLFTPQPIKALHGICIKQIACGDSHCLAVTMEGEVQSWGRNQNGQLGLGTTEDSLVPQKIEAFKGIPVKMVAAGAEHTAAVTEDGELYGWGWGRYGNLGLGDRNDRLVPVKVSATVGEKMFMVACGWRHTICVSSSGSLYTYGWSKYGQLGHGDFEDHLFPHKVQALHDSFTSQISGGWRHTMALTADGELYGWGWNKFGQVGVGDNVDHCSPVQVKFPHDQKVILISCGWRHTLAVTERQNVFSWGRGTNGQLGHGESVDRNVPRIIEALSVDGSSGQQIGSSTSDPSAAEKSWVSPTERYAVVPNENVPKQTVTSVKGNGNDVNVPENDVKRIRL, encoded by the exons ATG CATGTACTTTTAATGATTGTGTCAGCATGCATTTGGATCAAATCAGCAGGCGTTGTTTCTATTTCATTTGGTAGGGGTGATTTTGGGAGATTGGGTCATGGAAACTCCAGTGACTTGTTCACTCCTCAACCAATAAAAGCACTGCATGGTATATGCATTAAGCAGATTGCATGTGGGGACAGCCATTGTCTTGCTGTGACAATGGAAGGCGAAGTGCAGAG TTGGGGGAGAAATCAAAATGGCCAACTAGGCCTTGGCACCACAGAGGACTCTCTTGTGCCTCAAAAGATTGAAGCTTTCAAG GGAATACCTGTAAAAATGGTTGCTGCTGGTGCCGAACATACAGCTGCTGTTACAGAAGATGGTGAACTTTATGGTTGGGGTTGGGGTCGATATGGTAATCTGGGGTTAGGTGACCGAAATGATCGCTTGGTTCCAGTAAAAGTTTCAGCTACTGTG GGAGAAAAGATGTTCATGGTTGCATGCGGTTGGCGGCACACTATCTGTGTTTCCTCTTCTGGTTCTTTGTATACATATGGTTGGAGCAAATATGGTCAACTAGGACACGGTGATTTTGAGGATCATCTTTTCCCTCATAAGGTTCAAGCTTTGCATGACAGTTTTACTTCTCAG ATATCAGGTGGTTGGAGGCATACCATGGCACTTACTGCTGATGGAGAACTTTATGGTTGGGGTTGGAACAAG TTTGGACAAGTTGGTGTTGGTGACAATGTTGATCATTGTTCACCTGTACAAGTGAAATTTCCACATGATCAG AAAGTAATTCTGATCTCATGCGGTTGGAGGCACACACTTGCTGTTACAGAAAGACAGAATGTCTTTTCCTGGGGAAGAGGTACAAATGGTCAGCTAGGTCATGGGGAGTCTGTTGATAG GAATGTCCCGAGGATAATAGAAGCATTAAGTGTTGATGGATCAAGTGGACAACAAATTGGGTCTTCGACTTCTGACCCATCAGCTG CTGAAAAATCTTGGGTTTCACCTACAGAGAGATATGCTGTTGTTCCAAATGAAAAT GTGCCCAAGCAAACAGTGACTTCAGTAAAAGGGAACGGAAACGACGTAAATGTGCCTGAAAATGATGTGAAAAGGATACGGCTATGA
- the LOC107795765 gene encoding ultraviolet-B receptor UVR8 isoform X4, whose amino-acid sequence MLNQTEAGRIYWYIPRAANVVCSWGRGEDGQLGLGDAEDRFSPTQHVLLMIVSACIWIKSAGVVSISFGRGDFGRLGHGNSSDLFTPQPIKALHGICIKQIACGDSHCLAVTMEGEVQSWGRNQNGQLGLGTTEDSLVPQKIEAFKGIPVKMVAAGAEHTAAVTEDGELYGWGWGRYGNLGLGDRNDRLVPVKVSATVGEKMFMVACGWRHTICVSSSGSLYTYGWSKYGQLGHGDFEDHLFPHKVQALHDSFTSQISGGWRHTMALTADGELYGWGWNKFGQVGVGDNVDHCSPVQVKFPHDQKVILISCGWRHTLAVTERQNVFSWGRGTNGQLGHGESVDRNVPRIIEALSVDGSSGQQIGSSTSDPSAAEKSWVSPTERYAVVPNENVPKQTVTSVKGNGNDVNVPENDVKRIRL is encoded by the exons CTGCAAATGTCGTTTGCTCATGGGGAAGGGGAGAGGATGGACAACTCGGCCTTGGGGATGCTGAAGATCGATTTTCTCCAACTCAG CATGTACTTTTAATGATTGTGTCAGCATGCATTTGGATCAAATCAGCAGGCGTTGTTTCTATTTCATTTGGTAGGGGTGATTTTGGGAGATTGGGTCATGGAAACTCCAGTGACTTGTTCACTCCTCAACCAATAAAAGCACTGCATGGTATATGCATTAAGCAGATTGCATGTGGGGACAGCCATTGTCTTGCTGTGACAATGGAAGGCGAAGTGCAGAG TTGGGGGAGAAATCAAAATGGCCAACTAGGCCTTGGCACCACAGAGGACTCTCTTGTGCCTCAAAAGATTGAAGCTTTCAAG GGAATACCTGTAAAAATGGTTGCTGCTGGTGCCGAACATACAGCTGCTGTTACAGAAGATGGTGAACTTTATGGTTGGGGTTGGGGTCGATATGGTAATCTGGGGTTAGGTGACCGAAATGATCGCTTGGTTCCAGTAAAAGTTTCAGCTACTGTG GGAGAAAAGATGTTCATGGTTGCATGCGGTTGGCGGCACACTATCTGTGTTTCCTCTTCTGGTTCTTTGTATACATATGGTTGGAGCAAATATGGTCAACTAGGACACGGTGATTTTGAGGATCATCTTTTCCCTCATAAGGTTCAAGCTTTGCATGACAGTTTTACTTCTCAG ATATCAGGTGGTTGGAGGCATACCATGGCACTTACTGCTGATGGAGAACTTTATGGTTGGGGTTGGAACAAG TTTGGACAAGTTGGTGTTGGTGACAATGTTGATCATTGTTCACCTGTACAAGTGAAATTTCCACATGATCAG AAAGTAATTCTGATCTCATGCGGTTGGAGGCACACACTTGCTGTTACAGAAAGACAGAATGTCTTTTCCTGGGGAAGAGGTACAAATGGTCAGCTAGGTCATGGGGAGTCTGTTGATAG GAATGTCCCGAGGATAATAGAAGCATTAAGTGTTGATGGATCAAGTGGACAACAAATTGGGTCTTCGACTTCTGACCCATCAGCTG CTGAAAAATCTTGGGTTTCACCTACAGAGAGATATGCTGTTGTTCCAAATGAAAAT GTGCCCAAGCAAACAGTGACTTCAGTAAAAGGGAACGGAAACGACGTAAATGTGCCTGAAAATGATGTGAAAAGGATACGGCTATGA
- the LOC107795765 gene encoding ultraviolet-B receptor UVR8 isoform X6, with translation MAADGSSERAVSRKVLLISAGASHSVALLSANVVCSWGRGEDGQLGLGDAEDRFSPTQVSALDEQQIVSVTCGADHATAYSEALKQVYSWGWGDFGRLGHGNSSDLFTPQPIKALHGICIKQIACGDSHCLAVTMEGEVQSWGRNQNGQLGLGTTEDSLVPQKIEAFKGIPVKMVAAGAEHTAAVTEDGELYGWGWGRYGNLGLGDRNDRLVPVKVSATVGEKMFMVACGWRHTICVSSSGSLYTYGWSKYGQLGHGDFEDHLFPHKVQALHDSFTSQISGGWRHTMALTADGELYGWGWNKFGQVGVGDNVDHCSPVQVKFPHDQKVILISCGWRHTLAVTERQNVFSWGRGTNGQLGHGESVDRLKWRRG, from the exons CTGCAAATGTCGTTTGCTCATGGGGAAGGGGAGAGGATGGACAACTCGGCCTTGGGGATGCTGAAGATCGATTTTCTCCAACTCAGGTGAGTGCATTGGATGAGCAGCAAATAGTATCTGTTACTTGTGGAGCTGATCATGCAACTGCTTACTCTGAGGCCCTCAAGCAAGTCTATAGCTGGGGATG GGGTGATTTTGGGAGATTGGGTCATGGAAACTCCAGTGACTTGTTCACTCCTCAACCAATAAAAGCACTGCATGGTATATGCATTAAGCAGATTGCATGTGGGGACAGCCATTGTCTTGCTGTGACAATGGAAGGCGAAGTGCAGAG TTGGGGGAGAAATCAAAATGGCCAACTAGGCCTTGGCACCACAGAGGACTCTCTTGTGCCTCAAAAGATTGAAGCTTTCAAG GGAATACCTGTAAAAATGGTTGCTGCTGGTGCCGAACATACAGCTGCTGTTACAGAAGATGGTGAACTTTATGGTTGGGGTTGGGGTCGATATGGTAATCTGGGGTTAGGTGACCGAAATGATCGCTTGGTTCCAGTAAAAGTTTCAGCTACTGTG GGAGAAAAGATGTTCATGGTTGCATGCGGTTGGCGGCACACTATCTGTGTTTCCTCTTCTGGTTCTTTGTATACATATGGTTGGAGCAAATATGGTCAACTAGGACACGGTGATTTTGAGGATCATCTTTTCCCTCATAAGGTTCAAGCTTTGCATGACAGTTTTACTTCTCAG ATATCAGGTGGTTGGAGGCATACCATGGCACTTACTGCTGATGGAGAACTTTATGGTTGGGGTTGGAACAAG TTTGGACAAGTTGGTGTTGGTGACAATGTTGATCATTGTTCACCTGTACAAGTGAAATTTCCACATGATCAG AAAGTAATTCTGATCTCATGCGGTTGGAGGCACACACTTGCTGTTACAGAAAGACAGAATGTCTTTTCCTGGGGAAGAGGTACAAATGGTCAGCTAGGTCATGGGGAGTCTGTTGATAG GTTAAAGTGGCGCCGTGGATAA